One Ricinus communis isolate WT05 ecotype wild-type chromosome 1, ASM1957865v1, whole genome shotgun sequence DNA window includes the following coding sequences:
- the LOC8265874 gene encoding protein transport protein SEC23 has translation MANNPPQPSVGYPLTITPKIDTSTPEKSPIPPSPPILAPRFPPPILQQDQVLSPSIKTPNLLSSANGVNIGSPIPHLSTPPGPPVFSSPVRPAAVPFRTSPATPQPIAFSSGSSLPTSSPPHFLNGSPELQHQVPQVSEDSMPAEELSCILFSAHKVLRQKKLANVPSLGFGALISPGREISPAPQIIQRDPHRCQNCGAYANLYCKILLGSGQWQCVICRKLNGSDGEYIAPSKEDLRNLPELSSPLVDYVQTGNKRPGFIPVSDSRMSAPTILVIDDCLDEAHLQHLQSSLHAFVDSLPPTARIGIILYGRTVSVYDFSEESMASADVLPGDKSPTQESLKALIYGTGVYLSPMHASKEVAHQIFSSLRPYKLNIAETSRDRCLGTAVEVALAIIQGPSAEMSRSVVKRAGGNSRIIVCAGGPNTYGPGSVPHSFSHPNYPHMEKMALKWMEHLGHEAHRQNTVVDILCAGTCPVRVPILQPLAKASGGVLILHDDFGEAFGVNLQRASIRASGSQGLLEVRCSDDILISQVVGPGEEAHVEPHETFKNDTSLSVQLLSVEETQSFALSMETKREINSDCVFFQFAIQYSSIYIADISRVITVRLPTVDSVSEYLESVQDEVAAILIAKRTLLRAKNSSDAIDARATIDERIKDMALKFGSQVPKSKLHRFPKELSLLPELLFHLRRGPLLGNIVGHEDERSVLRNLFLNASFDLSLRMVAPRCLMHREGGTFEELPAYDLAMQSDTAVVLDHGTDVFIWLGAELAADEGRSAAALAACRTLAEELTELRFPAPRILAFKEGSSQARYFVSRLIPAHKDPPYEQEARFPQLRSLTTEQRTKLKCSFIHFDDPSLCEWMRSLKVVPPEPS, from the exons ATGGCAAATAATCCACCTCAACCTTCCGTTGGATATCCTCTCACTATTACTCCAAAAATTGATACATCAACACCTGAGAAAAGTCCAATTCCTCCTTCGCCTCCAATTTTAGCTCCCAGATTTCCCCCTCCAATTTTGCAACAAGACCAGGTCCTTTCCCCCTCAATTAAAACTCCAAATTTACTATCATCAGCCAACGGGGTTAATATAGGAAGCCCAATTCCTCACCTAAGTACTCCCCCTGGCCCTCCTGTGTTTTCTTCTCCTGTCCGGCCTGCTGCTGTGCCTTTTCGAACTTCTCCTGCAACTCCTCAGCCAATTGCTTTCTCATCAGGCTCTTCATTGCCTACATCATCACCTCCGCATTTCTTAAATGGGTCCCCTGAGTTGCAGCACCAAGTTCCCCAAGTTTCAGAGGACTCAATGCCTGCTGAGGAATTATCTTGTATCTTATTCTCTGCTCACAAG GTATTGAGGCAGAAGAAACTTGCAAATGTGCCTAGTTTGGGTTTTGGGGCATTGATTTCTCCTGGAAGAGAGATTTCACCAGCTCCCCAAATAATTCAGCGTGATCCCCATCGATGCCAAAATTGTGGAGCTTATGCAAATCTCTATTGCAAGATATTACTTGGTTCAGGCCAATGGCAATGTGTAATTTGCCGTAAGTTGAATGGAAGTGATGGTGAATACATAGCTCCAAGCAAAGAAGATCTTCGTAATTTACCTGAACTGTCATCGCCCCTCGTTGATTATGTCCAAACTGGGAACAAGAGACCTGGTTTTATTCCAGTTTCTGATTCCAGAATGTCTGCACCCACTATTCTTGTTATAGATGACTGTTTAGATGAAGCGCACTTGCAACATCTACAAAGCTCCTTGCATGCGTTTGTTGATTCACTTCCCCCTACGGCAAGAATTGGAATCATATTGTATGGCCGAACTGTATCAGTTTATGATTTTTCAGAGGAATCAATGGCATCTGCTGATGTCCTTCCTGGTGATAAATCACCTACTCAGGAATCCCTGAAAGCATTGATATATGGAACTGGGGTGTACTTATCGCCTATGCATGCTTCAAAAGAAGTAGCACACCAAATATTTTCATCATTGAGACCATATAAATTGAACATTGCAGAAACTTCAAGAGATCGGTGTCTGGGTACTGCAGTTGAGGTTGCGCTGGCCATAATTCAAGGACCATCTGCAGAAATGTCTCGAAGTGTTGTCAAAAGGGCTGGAGGTAATAGTAGGATTATCGTGTGTGCTGGGGGACCTAATACTTATGGCCCTGGATCAGTCCCTCATTCGTTTAGTCACCCAAATTATCCTCATATGGAAAAGATGGCACTCAAATGGATGGAGCATCTGGGTCATGAAGCTCATCGTCAAAATACAGTGGTTGACATCCTATGTGCTGGAACTTGTCCTGTTAGAGTTCCAATTTTACAGCCTCTTGCAAAAGCATCTGGGGGTGTCTTGATTCTTCATGATGACTTTGGAGAAGCATTTGGTGTAAACTTGCAAAGGGCATCTATCAGGGCATCAGGCTCCCAGGGTTTACTGGAAGTTCGGTGTTCTGATGATATTCTTATTAGTCAAGTTGTGGGTCCTGGTGAAGAGGCACATGTGGAACCTCatgaaacttttaaaaatgataCTTCGCTCTCTGTTCAATTGCTAAGTGTAGAAGAAACCCAGAGCTTTGCTCTCTCCATGGAAACTAAAAGAGAAATCAACAGTGATTGTGTATTTTTCCAGTTTGCAATTCAATACTCGAGCATTTATATAGCTGATATTTCAAGAGTTATCACTGTCAGATTGCCTACAGTTGATAGTGTTTCAGAATATCTCGAGAGCGTTCAAGATGAAGTGGCTGCAATTCTTATTGCCAAGAGGACCCTCTTGCGAGCTAAAAACTCTTCAGATGCAATTGATGCGCGGGCAACAATAGATGAGAGAATTAAAGACATGGCCTTGAAATTTGGGTCACAGGTACCAAAGTCAAAACTTCATCGGTTCCCAAAAGAACTTTCGTTATTGCCAGAGCTCCTTTTTCATCTTAGAAGAGGCCCACTTTTGGGTAACATTGTTGGCCATGAAGATGAGAGGTCTGTATTACGGAATTTGTTTCTCAATGCGTCATTTGATCTTTCACTCCGAATGGTAGCACCTCGATGTTTAATGCACCGAGAAGGTGGCACATTTGAGGAATTGCCTGCTTATGACCTAGCAATGCAGTCTGATACAGCTGTTGTTCTTGACCACGGCACTGATGTCTTCATCTGGTTG GGCGCTGAACTAGCTGCTGATGAAGGACGAAGTGCAGCAGCCTTAGCAGCTTGCAGAACATTAGCTGAAGAGCTCACTGAATTGCGGTTCCCAGCTCCTAGGATCCTTGCATTCAAG GAGGGGAGTTCTCAAGCCCGATACTTTGTTTCTCGGTTAATACCAGCTCACAAGGATCCTCCTTATGAACAG GAGGCAAGATTCCCGCAGCTTCGTTCTTTAACAACAGAACAGCGGACAAAGCTAAAATGCAGCTTTATTCATTTTGATGATCCTAGTTTATGCGAGTGGATGCGAAGCTTAAAAGTGGTGCCACCAGAACCAAGTTAA
- the LOC8265873 gene encoding proline--tRNA ligase, cytoplasmic, protein MASGGKGKKKEVKKETGLGLSFKKEEQFGEWYSDVVVSGEMIEYYDISGCYILRPWAMSIWEVMQTFFDAEIKKMKIKNCYFPLFVSSSVLEKEKDHIEGFAPEVAWVTKSGKSDLEIPIAIRPTSETVMYPYYSKWIRGHRDLPLKLNQWCNVVRWEFSNPTPFIRSREFLWQEGHTAFATKEEADEEVLQILELYRCIYEEFLAVPVVKGKKSEREKFAGGLYTTSVEAFIPNTGRGIQGATSHCLGQNFAKMFEINFENEKGEKGMVWQNSWAYSTRTIGVMVMVHGDDKGLVLPPKVASVQVIVIPVPYKDADTQGIFDACTETVDALCKVGIRAESDFRDNYSPGWKYSHWEVKGVPLRIEIGPKDLANNQVRTVRRDNATKKDISRVNLVEQVKEILDAIQQSLFDAAKQKRDACIQVVRTWDEFTEALSQRKMILAPWCDEEEVEEDVKQRTKGEMGAAKSLCTPFEQPELPEGTLCFASGKPARKWTYWGRSY, encoded by the exons ATGGCTAGTG GGggcaaaggaaaaaagaaggagGTGAAGAAAGAGACTGGATTGGGACTCTCCTTTAAAAAGGAAGAACAATTTGGAGAATGGTATTCAGAT GTGGTTGTGAGTGGTGAGATGATAGAGTATTATGATATCTCTGGCTGTTATATCTTGAGGCCATGGGCAATGTCAATTTGGGAGGTCATGCAA ACATTCTTTGATGCagaaatcaagaaaatgaaaattaagaaCTGTTACTTTCCCCTTTTTGTTTCATCTAGTGTCTTAGAAAAGGAGAAGGATCACATAGAGGGATTTGCTCCAGAG GTTGCTTGGGTGACAAAATCTGGGAAATCTGACTTGGAAATTCCTATAGCGATTCGCCCAACTAGTGAAACAGTTATGTATCCCTACTATTCTAAGTGGATCAGGGGACACCGTGATTTGCCTTTGAAACTTAACCAGTGGTGCAATGTCGTCCGTTGGGAATTCAGTAATCCTACTCCATTCATCAG GAGCCGTGAATTCCTTTGGCAGGAAGGGCATACTGCTTTTGCAACAAAGGAAGAAGCAGATGAAGAG GTCCTTCAAATATTGGAGCTGTATAGGTGTATATATGAAGAATTCTTGGCCGTTCCAGTCGTGAAAGGCAAAAAAAGTGAGAGGGAGAAATTTGCTGGTGGACTTTACACAACCAGTGTTGAG GCATTTATTCCCAACACTGGACGTGGTATTCAAGGTGCAACTTCTCATTGTTTGGGTCAAAACTTTGCAAAAATGTTTGAgataaactttgaaaatgAGAAGGGAGAGAAGGGTATGGTCTGGCAGAACTCGTGGGCCTATAGTACTCGAACG ATTGGGGTGATGGTGATGGTTCATGGTGATGACAAAGGCTTAGTGCTGCCACCTAAAGTGGCATCTGTTCAAGTTATTGTGATTCCTGTGCCCTACAAAGATGCTGATACTCAAGGCATTTTTGATGCTTGCACTGAAACTGTGGATGCCTTGTGCAAGGTAGGCATCCGTGCAGAGAGTGACTTCAGAGACAATTACTCTCCTGGCTGGAAGTACTCTCACTGGGAGGTGAAAGGTGTACCCCTAAGGATTGAAATAGGGCCAAAAGATTTGGCAAATAATCAG GTACGGACTGTTCGTCGTGATAACGCAACCAAAAAAGATATAAGCAGAGTTAATTTGGTTGAGCAAGTAAAAGAGATACTAGATGCTATTCAACAAAGTCTTTTTGATGCTGCTAAGCAAAAGCGTGATGCCTGCATTCAAGTTGTAAGAACTTGGGATGAGTTCACAGAGGCTCTAAGCCAAAGGAAAATGATCCTGGCTCCTTGGTGTGATGAGGAG GAGGTGGAAGAAGATGTGAAACAGCGAACCAAAGGTGAGATGGGAGCAGCCAAGAGCCTTTGTACTCCGTTTGAGCAGCCAGAGCTCCCTGAAG GGACATTGTGCTTTGCCTCTGGAAAGCCAGCGAGGAAATGGACATACTGGGGCAGAAGTTACTAG